One stretch of Eupeodes corollae chromosome 2, idEupCoro1.1, whole genome shotgun sequence DNA includes these proteins:
- the LOC129946520 gene encoding probable cytochrome P450 28d1 produces the protein MLELIATIFIISSILIYIYLGWNFNYWKTRGIRGPKPSILNGNFGKSSRGERNFVDELNDTYLNYKNNEKFVGIFISRDPKLFIIDPEIARQILLTNFSSFYDNESSRWSVPKIELLRMQSPFVCTGETWKEKRSEIVPALTMSRLRSSYPAMQKIAKKLADFIRSNSGKELDAKELSCRFTSEVISDFVWGINANAFESQKVCQIHEIANGMISQSQKCVGYYQKTEAWPFLRKLMPQRFFPKASDDFFTQLTNNLISHRLENPNERFDFINHLISLSNKKSLTAPQLAGHCTTVLVDGFESAAIAISHCLLLLGRNKSAQEKLRNEIMESFDDGENDISFEKLNELPYLDQCIYETLRIFPPLPVFRKFCTSPTILENSDGCKIRLKPGDSVFISAYSFHKDEEIFENPEEFRPERFDPDVGGYRKYRESGVFLPFGDGPRMCLGLKLGLLETKVSVAEIVRNFQISVSSSTRLDNLTDPNGFLLSVKGGIILNFTPLK, from the exons ATGCTCGAATTAAttgcaactatttttattatttcatcaattttaatttacatttatttgggATGGAATTTCAATTACTGGAAAACAAGAGGAATTCGCGGTCCAAagccttcaattttaaatggaaatttcGGAAAGTCTTCCCGCGGCGAACGTAACTTTGTCGATGAACTTAATGACACTTATTT GAATTATAAGAACAATGAAAAATTCGTTGGAATATTTATATCAAGAGATCCTAAACTCTTCATCATAGATCCAGAAATAGCTCGACAAATTCTGTTGACAAACTTTAGCAGTTTCTATGACAATGAGTCTTCGAGATGG TCAGTACCAAAAATTGAGCTACTCCGAATGCAAAGCCCGTTTGTTTGCACTGGAGAAACCTGGAAGGAGAAGCGTTCGGAAATAGTTCCAGCCTTAACAATGAGCAGG CTGCGTTCATCATATCCAGCGATGCAGAAGATTGCTAAAAAGTTAGCAGACTTTATCAGATCAAATAGTGGAAAGGAACTCGACGCAAAAGAg CTTTCTTGCCGATTCACTTCGGAAGTAATTTCTGACTTTGTTTGGGGAATAAATGCAAACGCCTTCGAATCACAAAAAGTCTGTCAAATTCATGAAATAGCTAATGGAATGATAAGTCAGTCTCAGAAATGTGTTGGATATTATCAAAAAACTGAAGCTTGGCCATTTTTAAGGAAACTAATGCCCCAGCGTTTTTTCCCCAAGGCTTCTGATGACTTTTTTACCCAATTAACAAATAACTTAATTTCACATAGATTGGAAAACCCCAACGAGCGTTTTGACTTCATAAATCATTTAATAAGTCTTTCCAATAAAAAGTCACTGACGGCACCTCAATTAGCAGGACACTGTACAACAGTTCTGGTGGACGGTTTTGAAAGTGCAGCTATTGCAATAAGTCATTGTTTGTTGTTG CTTGGTCGTAATAAATCAGCCCAAGAGAAACTTCGAAATGAAATTATGGAAAGTTTTGATGATGGGGAAAATGAtatcagttttgaaaaattgaatgaacTTCCATATCTTGATCAGTGTATTTATG aaacTCTTCGTATATTTCCACCTCTGCcggtttttagaaaattctgCACTTCACCAACGATTCTTGAAAATTCCGATGGTTGTAAAATTCGTCTAAAACCAGGAGATAGTGTTTTCATATCAGCTTACTCTTTCCACAAAGACGAAGAAATATTCGAGAATCCTGAGGAGTTTAGACCCGAAAGATTTGATCCAGATGTTGGAGGATATCGAAAATATCGTGAAAGTGGTGTATTTCTTCCATTTGGTGATGGTCCAAGAATGTGTTTAG GATTAAAACTTGGTCTTCTAGAAACAAAGGTATCAGTTGCAGAAATCGTAAGAAACTTTCAAATCAGCGTAAGTAGTTCAACGAGATTGGATAATTTAACTGATCCCAACGGTTTTCTGTTATCTGTAAAAGGAGGAATTATACTAAATTTTACGCCGCTGAAGTAA